CAGAGGTGGTCTGTTCTACCCTGACGAGGACCTCACCGCAGACGAATTGCAGCCCAGCGTTGCGCTGCAGCGCCCCTGGCAGCAGCCCTGCCTCGGTAAGCACCTGGAAACCGTTACAGATGCCCAAGACTCGGCCACCATCGTTCGCAAAACGCGTCACCGCCTCCATGATCGGGGAGAAACGTGCGATCGCGCCGGTGCGTAAATAATCCCCATAGGAGAAACCCCCGGGGATGATCACCGCCTCGTAATCATCGAGGCTGTGTTCACGATGACTCACCAACTGGCTCTCACATCCAAGTTCAGCGTAGGCACTCATGACATCGAACTCACAGTTGGAGCCAGGGAAGACGACGATCCCAATCATCCCAGCTCCTCCACGCTCTCGACCTCATAGCTCTGAATCACCGGGTTCGCAAGCAGCCGCTCAGCTAGCTCCTCAGCACTTTTGCGAGCCTCATCGAGTGAGGCGTACTCACCCTCTACTGCGAAGGATCTCCCCGCGTGAACGCTACTGACCTCGCCGTAGCCGAGTTGAAGGGCAGCATCGTAGATCGCCTTGCCCTCGGGGTCGCTGATCCCACTCTTGGGCATCACCCGCACGTTGATGCGATATCTCATGATCTCTCCCTCTCTCTCGACACACGCGCTCTCTGCACCATGGATCAACGCTCCACTCCACGATAGGCACGACTCTGGCCTGGCCACGCATCGAAGGAGCTGCCAGCGAGGGTCTCAAAGACCTCCCGATAGGCGCCACGCACCCTCTCGATCAGCTCCTCATCGAGCTTTGGGGCCAGACCGTCACCCCGAAAACCCTGTTTCGTGAGCCAATCACGCAGCAGCTGCTTGTCGAGCCACTCCGGGTTCGCGCCCGGTTCGCCTCTGACGATCCGCGAAGAGTCGGGGGTGGCGATCTCATCAGCGAGGACGAGCTCTCCATCGATGTAACCAAACTCAAACTTGGAGTCGATCAGGGTCAATCCATGCTCGCCGAACCACGAGGCCAACGCCGAATAGATGCTCGTTGTCAGTTCCTCGAGTTCACTGGCCAACGCCGCTCCATGGAGATTGCGCAACTCCTCAGGCGTGAGTGGTCGATCATGCCCAGTCTCCTCCTTCGTCGTCGGCGTGAAGATCGGCTGTGAGAGCGGGTCACCAAACGAGAGACCCTTTGGCAAGGACACCCCTTGAACCGCTCCCGTCGACCGGTAAGCCTCCCAGGCGCTGCCGACAAGATAGCCCCGTGCCACGCACTCGACGGGGAGCATCTCGGCCCGCCGAACGAGGGTCGCTCGACCTAAAAACTCAGCCGGGACCTCTGTTGGGACACGCACAAAGTGGGTCACAAAGCGGTCCCCAATTGCACCAAAAGCGGTGGCGCTGATCGCACTCAAGAGACGCCCCTTATCGAGAATGGGTTCAGCGAAGACCCGATCGTAGGCGCTGATACGGTCCGTCGCCACCATCAACAGCTTCGTCGGATCATCGCGGATGGAGTAGACCTCGCGAACTTTGCCCGAGGCGATCAGATCGAGGTCCATGTGCTCCCCTTGAGGGCTTCGAGACGACCAAAGAGTGAATCGAGGTTGACCAACAGGCGATCCAGTGAGGTCAGCTCCTCGATCTTGGCCGCGGGCAGCGGGCATCGTGCGTCCTTGGCAAGAATAGCACCGAGCTCACCATCACCGGCAAGTACCCGGGTGGTGGCCTCTTGCACGATCCGGTACGCCGCATCCCGATCAAGACCAGTGCGCACCATCGCGAGCAGCAGGCTCTGGGAGTAGATCAGGCCATGGGTGTTGGCCAAATTGCGCTCCATCGAATCCTCGTGCACAACTAGATCGGTGATCAGCCGATCAAAGCGGGTGACCATGTAGTAGACGAGCTGGAAGGCGTCGGGGAACATCATCCGCTCAACCGAGGAGTGCGAGATGTCGCGCTCGTGCCAGAGGGCGACATCTTCCAATGCGGGAATCACGAAACTCCTCGCGAGCCGCGCCATGCCACAGAGGCGTTCAGAGAGAATCGGGTTGCGCTTGTGCGGCATCGCCGATGAGCCCTTCTGGCCAGGCGCGAATGGTTCCTGGACCTCCATCACCTCGCTGCGTGCGAGATGGCGGATCTCCAGTGCTCCCCCTTCGATCATCGCCGCGGTCGAGGCCAGGGCGGTGATCACCTCCGCATGTCGGTCCCGCCCGATCACCTGGGTAGCGGGTGCCGGGTCAAGTCCAAGGGAAGACAGGGCACTCGCCTCGAGGGCAGGTGAGATGTTTGAGTAGGTCCCGACCGCTCCTGAGAGCTTGCCCACTGCCATCTGGGCTCTCGCCCGAACGAGTCGGGTCCGCTCTCGATCGAGTGCCAACGCCCAGAGCGCGAGCTTGGCTCCAAAGGTGGTCGGCTCGGCCGCCATGCCGTGGGTTCGCCCCAACATCGGTGTCGCGCGGTAGGCCAACGCTTGGGCGCGTAACGTAGCGAGCAGGTGATCAACGGCATCGAGCAGCAACTCCATAGCGCCGACGATCTGCAGCGAGAGAGCGGTGTCGACGATATCGGAGGAGGTAAGACCAAAATGGAGGAAACGGGCAGCAGGGGTATCGTAGGTCTCCTGCAAGACATCGACAAACGCGGCGAGGTCATGGTTGGTCACCGCCTCCCGAGCGAGCACCAGCTCGACGAACTCATCGTCGATTATCACCTCTCGGGTGAAGAGAGGAGCGACATGACTGGGCTCTAGTTCACCGGTGTCGGCCATCGCTCGTACCACTGCGAGCTCGACATCACGCCAAAGCTCCATACGATTTCGATCGGAGAAGATGGCGGTCAACTCCGCTGATTCATACCGAGGAATCACGACATTCTCCTTCGTTGTGAGCGAGCCACCGAATCGTGCCGGACTCTGTGATGACACTCTCTTGTGGCACTCTCCTATAACACCTTATGACCCTATATCCCGACGGTACTGGAGACCATCAAAGTCGATCAGTTCCACGCCCCGATAGGCCCGACTCCGCGCTTGGGCAAGGGTGTCACCCAATCCGGTGACCGCGAGTACACGTCCACCCGCGGTGACGAGTTCCCCGTCACGAACGGAACCCTGTCGGTTGGAAGTCTGTCCGTCGGGAGCCTCGCCGTCTTGACTCTGACCGCCTCGACCCGCCACACCAGCCCCAAAGACCAAGACCCCCTCAAGGGATCGAGCTGCCTCAATGCCAGAGATGGGCGCACCCCGTTTGGGATCCTCCGGGTAACCAGCGGCAGCCAAGACCACGGTGATCGCACTCTGATCCGACACACGCAGGCTCGGGATGTGCTCCCCGCGTGCCGCGGCCAACAACGCCTCGGCGAGACCGCCGGTGATACGAGGAAGAACGACCTCTGCTTCGGGGTCGCCAAAACGCACGTTGTATTCGACGAGTTTGGGGCCAGAGGCGGTCAGCATGACGCCGGCGTAGAGAATGCCACGGTACTCGATACCGAGTGCGGTTAAGCGATCGAGTGTCGGTCCGATCATCGAGGAGCCAACCTCCTCGAGTACGGTGGCGTTCACATCCCCCACGGGGGAGATCGAGCCCATGCCGCCGGTGTTGGGTCCCTGGTCACCGTCGCCCAGCCGCTTGTAGTCACGGGCGGCGGGCAACAGCACAAAATCACGCCCATTGCAGAGGGCAAAGACCGAGAGCTCTCGCCCCTGCATCCCCTCCTCGATCACGACCCTGGTGCCTGCAGCACCAAAGGAGATCCCGGCCAGTTTGGCGGCCAGATCCTCCTCTGCCTCGGCGCGGTCGCTTGTGACCAAGACACCCTTGCCAGCGGCGAGCCCATCGGTTTTGATCACGTAGGGCGGCCCGAACCGATCGAAGAGTTCGAGACCCTCCTGTAACGATGTCGCGACACCAAAAGCGGCGGTTGGCACCTTGGCCTCGGCACAGAGTTGTTTCAAGAAGGCCTTTGACCCCTCAAGCTGTGCCCCTGCGGCACTGGGACCAAGGACGTTGATACCGCTCGCCGCTAGGCGATCAGCGAGGCCATCCACCAGCGGAGCCTCCGGCCCGATCACCACGAGATCTGGATCGAGTCTCCCAGCCTCGAGGCTGCTGACCTCGACGTCTGCTCTCATCCCAGCATTACCCGGGGTCACGATGACCTCGTGGCGTTCAGAGAGGTTTCGGGCAAAGGCGTGCTCTCGCGCACCCTGCCCAACGACGACGATCCTCATTTTCGCAGGTCCACCACCTGGTCGCGCCCGGGGCCAACCCCCAGCCATGAGATCGGCACTCCGCCACGCTCCTCCAGGAAACTCAAGTAGCTCATGAGTTCCTTGGGTACGTCACCTCGCACGCGACAGGCTCCGATATCACGCCGCCAACCCGGAAACTCCTGATAGACCGCCTGTGCCTTGTGAAGGTCCGACTGATGGTACGGCCAATCCTCGGTGAAGTCGCCGCCAACCGTGTAGCCGACACAGACCTTCACCGTCTCGAGGGTATCGAGTACGTCGGCCTTGGTGATCGCAAGGTCGGAAAGCGAATTAAGAGCTGAGGCATGGCGCAGCATCGGTAGGTCGAACCAACCCACGCGACGACGTCGCTTGGTGTTAGTACCATACTCGTGACCACGATCGACTAACAGATCGCCGATCTCATCGGTGAGCTCCGAGGGGAAAGGACCGGCTCCAACTCGGGTGATATAGGCCTTCGCTACGCCCATGACTCGGTCAATCTGGCGGGGTCCAAGTCCGGTTCCCGTGCAGGCTCCGCCGGCCGTCGGATTCGATGAGGTCACATAGGGATAGGTGCCGTGATCGAGATCGAGGAAGGTCGCCTGTGCCCCTTCGAGCAAAATCCCCTGTCCCTGGTCGTAAAGATCGTGAAGTAACTTGACGGTATCGGCGATACGTGGCGCCATGCGAGGGGCATACTCCCCGAGATAGTCAGCCAGAATTTGGTCAGCATCTACCGGTAGACGATTATAGATCTTTGCGAGGATCTGGTTCTTCTCTTTGAGGACAACGTCTAGCTTCTCCGCAAAGATCTTCTCATCGAGGAGGTCCTGGACCCTCAGACCGATACGGGTTGATTTATCTGCATAGGCTGGGCCGATTCCGCGGCGTGTAGTGCCTAATTGATTCTTGCCGAGGAAGCGCTCGGTGAGTCGATCGATCTCATGGTGATAGGGCATGACGAGATGCGCACTACCAGAGACGACAAGCCTTGAGGTGTCAATCCCTCGGCTCTCGAGGAGATCGAGCTCCTCGAAGAGGACCTTTGGATCGACTACTAAACCATTTCCAATCACCGCCATCACATGAGGATAGAGAATGCCGCTTGGCACAAGCTGGAGCGCGAAGGTCTCATCCCCAACCACGATGGTGTGACCGGCATTGTGTCCACCCTGATAACGAACAACTGCCGCCATCTCGGCGGCAAAGAGATCGGTAAATTTACCTTTACCCTCGTCGCCCCATTGGGTTCCTAAAACAACGGTGGTACTCATCGATACGTGCTCCCTTGTGTGATCGTCGCTGGTGTCATCCCCACGACGACGGCCATGGCCGCCCAACAGCTTACTCGCCAATTCCAGGACTGCCTGGCCGTTGCCTGATTCCCCAATCATCTCCTGCTGTGGCGATCGACCAGAGGGGAGCTACCGACGTAAAGAATCTCGGCTCACCGGCCAACGACACCTATCCTTGATGAGGAGCCAAAGCCCACTCCTTCGATTCGACCCCCCTGGTGCCCCGCCCCGATGGGAGGAAACCATGTCCGATTCTTTAGTGCCGAAGGTTCAATGTCTCATAGTGCAAAATCGGCTGTTGTAATGTCTGTTGACGCAATGTCTGTTGACGCAAGGCATTCGGGCGATACCAATCCATCGGCGATAGACAGCTCGAGGGTTACATAGATCTAATCCAACCCGAGACCAGTTGGCTAGCCTATGCTCACTGTCCAAGTCTCCGTGATTCTCCCTGACAAGCAACTCATCGTGCTCGCTGCGTCTCGGCTTGCAGTGCTTTATCTACCGCCGTGCGCTTTCCTGGAGATCGCTAGCTGAAGCTACTGGGACCCTTGCTGTACTATAGAGTGGCCATCATCGTATTGACCATCTTGACCCTATTCATTCGCTCAGCACTGCACTGGCCTTACGAACAGAGGGAGCCGATGCCGTCCATGAAAGTGAATCAGCCTCCTAAACCCCAGCCGGGGCCGGCTTCGACTTCGTTATTGCATGAGGGTATCGTCCGGGTCGTGCGTCCGCAATCAACAGCACCGTAACGTCAATGCGTGCACAGCCCCAGCGGTTGCCATTCAACAAAAACTCAGCAAACTCACGACAACAATTCAGCCAAGGAGTAGACGCTATTAATGGAAGCGATGGTGCAATACAACATAAGGTGATACGGTATACTCAGAAGATGTGATAGTCAAAACGGAGCGATCGGCTGGGAAGGAACTTGAAGGAGCTGTTCATTGCTAACAAAGGTTCCCACGACCAACCCAAAGCGTCGAGCTGCCACGAAGAATGGTGGTTCGGTAACCAGGGTTCAGTGGAACACTTCTGTTGCCTTGTTGGTTGTAACAAGCAAGGAACAACCTCCCGATGGCTCAGCTAGACCATTAATATACAGGAAAAATAGATGTCGAGAACTTGAATTGGCAGGTGTTGCCTCTTCACTATCTAACAGGACCAGTCATCGGCGTACGGGTACGGATGGACCAGCATGACAACGATGGAAAAGCTAAGGAGCACAGAAAATGGCGGATAAGGGAGCTACGAGTTCATTGCGGATGGAGAACAAGGCGATCAATGATTACCTTGCGCACCTTGAGACCTCAAAGCCACGCAGAGGGCGCAAGCGCGACGTGGGCAAAGTACGCATGCAGCTGGAAGAGATTGAGAAGCGCCTCAGCGAAGTCAGCGGAATACGCCGGGTTGATCTTCTTCAAAAACGAGCCGATCTCAACCAAGAGCTGGAGCGGCTTGGCTCTGCTAACGACGGAACCCAACTCGAAAAGTTGTTTGTTGAGTATGCCTCCTCCTACTCTGCGAGGAAAGGGATCCGCTACGAAACCTGGGTAGAGGCTGGCGTTCCGGCAACTGTGCTCGCAAAGGCCGGTATTCGACCACACGCCTGATCGTTAGCATCGCTGATCGAATAACGACAGCTCCCCGTTCTCCTGAGCGCCAGCTCACGAGTGATGGGGGAGCTGTCGTTATTTTTGTTTGTTCGACGACAGTTCATGCAACCAGCATTTGCTCGAAATAATTTGCTCGGAGATACTTTGCTCAGGGATCATTTGTCCAGGGATAATCGCCTAGCGATACATCGTTTCACTCCAGCAAGGTCACCTCTGCGTTGCTGCTCTGAGGCGTACCCTCGACCTTCTCTCTTTTTTGCCATCCACGCTCGGCGGGGCTGACGGCTAGAACCTACGATAGCCTGATCGCATGGCTCGACCCATCGCAGATGAGTGATCGCGTGAGAATGCTGTTTGCGGACATGGGTCATCGAACAGACCGGAATCCTTTGCGATTGTCTCACCTCGGCCGTGACTGGGCTGGCGATGACGGCTCGATGGGGCTCGATGGGGCTCGCGTCATTACTTCTGACGATATCAGCCCAGTGGAGATGGTATCGGAGGCTATGGTATCGGAGGCTAAGGTATCGGAGGCTAAGGCTTGAGAGCGCTGCCAGGGTAGGCTCCTAAAACGTGGAGAGCGATATCTATCGGCCCCTTGGCCTCACCGACGACGAATTCAGTTTGATAGTTCACCAGCTCGGTAGAGAACCGAACCTCGTCGAGCTCGCGATGTTCTCCATCATGTGGTCAGAGCACTGTTCTTATAAGTCCTCACGCATCCACCTTCGCCGCCTCCCCTCCGAGGGCCCCAGGGTGATCATGGGGCCAGGAGAGAATGCAGGTGTCGTCGCAGCGACCGACACGATCTCCGTGGCCCTCCGCATGGAGAGTCACAACCATCCAAGCGCGATCGAACCGACCCAGGGAGCGGCTACCGGAGTGGGGGGTATTCTCCGCGACATCTTCACCGTTGGGGCCCGACCAACCGCCTTGCTCGACTCGCTCTGGATGGGCAATCAGGACAACCCTAGGTCGCGCTGGATCTTCGACGGTGTCGTCGGTGGGATCTCCTCCTACGGCAATGCGGTGGGCGTGCCGACGGTTGGTGGGGAGATCCACTTCGCAGCACCCTACGGGGAGAACCCACTGGTGAATGTGGTCGCGGTCGGCATCGCCGAGACCAGCCAACTGGTGCGAGCACTCGCCACCGGTGTTGGGAACCAAGTCGTCCTGCTCGGTGCAGCGACTGGTCGAGATGGTATCGGAGGCGTCTCGGTGCTCGCATCGAGCGGCTTTGACGAGACGTCAGCCGATAAGCGCCCCTCGGTGCAGGTGGGTGATCCATTCGAGGAGAAGAAGCTGATCGAGGCGTGTCTACGCCTTCTCGACGCCAAGCTCGTGGAGGGCATTCAAGACCTCGGTGGAGCCGGGCTCACCTGCGCCACCTCAGAGACCGCCGCCAATGCTGGCAACGGCATGGAGGTCTGGGTTGACAGGGTGCCCGTCCGGGAGCCCGGGATGACACCCATGGAGATCCTCTGCTCGGAGTCCCAAGAGCGTATGCTCGCCATCGTCACACCGGAGAACCTACCAGCCGTTCTCGCCATCTGTGAGGATGAGGAGGTGTTGGCGACCGTCATCGGCGAGGTGACCGCTCCCGACGAAGAGGGCGGCTACGCGGGCCGTGGTGTGCTACGAGCCTACTTTGACGGCGAACTCGTTGCCGAGATTCCAGCCGCCGCCCTCGCTGACGAGGCACCGCTCTATGATCGGCCACAGCAGGAGCCAGCTGACCTACATACTCGGACGAGCCAGAGCGTGGTTGTACCTGCCGAATGGCACACCGTCGCACTCGCAGTCCTAGCGGCACTTGACTTCGATCCGAGCTCTATCTATCGCCGCTATGACCATATGCTCTTTCGCAACACATTGGTCACTCCGGGAGCGGATGCAACCCTCTTGGCGATTCGCGCCCCAGGCATCGGCAATACCGACCTCGCCATGGCCCTCTCAGTTGATGGCAACCAACTCTGGTCGCGTGCCGACCCCAAATGGGGTACGTTGGCGGTCGTGGCTGCCTCGCTTGCCAACCTCGCCTGTGTCGGTGCCACCCCAGTTGCCCTCGTCGACTGTCTCAACTTTGGCAATCCCGAACACCCTGAGGTGATGTGGCAACTATCACAGGCCATCGATGGGATCGCCGAGATCGGACGTCTCTTGGGGGTTCCGGTGATCGGCGGGAACGTCAGTCTCTATAATGAGGCCCACGGCCACGATATCGATCCGACCCCTGTCGTCTCAACGATCGGTTTCCGGCCGCTTCCCACCCATCCAATTCCAGATCCTCGACGGGCCTATGGAACCATCGTCTTGGTCACCACTGGCGAGGTGCCAACCCTCACCGGATCGGTGTTTGCCTCCGTCCTCGATGACCGCCGGGGAGCCTTCCCCGCGATCGACCTCCCCCGGTTCAACCATCTGCTCAACGTGGTAGCCGAGCTGGTCGTCGATGAGGGGCTCGTCAACGCCGCCCACAACCTCGGTGCTGGCGGCCTCCTGGCTGGAGCAGTTCGACTCGCGCGTCTCGCCGGAAAGGGACTAACAATACACCCACCAGCGAACACCCCAGAGGCGCTCCTCGGGGAGCACCCCAGCCGTTTCCTCCTTTCCACCACGGACCCAGCTGCGCTGCTGGATCGTCTCGACCAGGAGGGTCTCGAAGCCGTCGTCATCGGCGAGCTTAGTGGTGATACGATCACCTGCGAGGATTGGCTACGAATCCCCATCGGTCAGCCAACCAAGATTGGAGTGCTATGACACCGGCCAAACGGAAGAACCGGGCAACCACCTCAGCGATGGTCACCGATACCGTCGATGCCCAGCCGATCAGCGAGGTCGACTATCTCCATCTCGTGCTCGATAATCGCTCCATCGAGCGTGATGATCTCGCTCGTCAAATCGACGAGCGCAACGCACAACTCGCCGAGATGCTGGGTTCGACGAGTTGGCGGTTGACCAAAGGCCTACGACAGCTTTCAACCGGGCTTCGCAGCGAGGTCATTCCACGCCTCTCCGAAGAGCTTGGACGATCCGAACGTCTTGTAGCGCTCACCGAAAAGTACGTACCCTCGGTCGGCGCAAGGCTGAACCTCTCCAACAGAAACCAACCAGCAGCCCCGACCGATCATGCTCTGAATATCGAAGGAGATGAGGACGAGGACGAAGATGAGGAGCTCGATATCGAGCCCTATCTGCGCTGGGTTCGTGAGTTCGATGAGACAGTCGATGAGGACGCCATCCGCTCCTATACCGCGCAACTTAGCTATCAACCCACCATCTCCATCGTCATGCCGACTTATAACTCCCCCATCGTCTACCTCCGCGAAGCCATCGAGTCCGTACGCCAACAGCTCTATCCCAACTGGCAGCTCTGCATCGTCGACGACGGTTCACTGATCCCTGAGGTGCGCGACGTGATCACCGAGTACGTCGAGGCCGATGACCGCATCATCGCTCATTTTCGCCCTCACACCGGCAACATCGCTGCCGCGACCAATGACGGCATCCAGATGGCGACCGGGGACTACGTTGGCTTCCTCGATCACGATGACCTCCTCCGACCCCACACGCTGAGTTGGGTCATCGCCACCCTCAACCAGTACCCTGACTCGGTCGTTCTCTACTCCGATGAGGACAAGCTCACCGATACCGGTCAACGCTATAGCCCCTACTTCAAGCCAGATTTTGACCCCATCTTGCTCCTGGCCCAGAACTACATGACCCACTTCTTCGTCGTTCGCCGAGAAGAGCTCAACCAGGTCGGAGGGCAGCGAACCGGCCTGGATGGCTCCCAGGACTGGGATCTCGCGCTTCGCATCACCGAGACCGTTCGCGAGGATCAGATCCGCCATATTCCTGTCATTCTCTACCATTGGCGCATGATCGCCGGCTCGACCGCGATCCGCGTCCAACTCAAGCCAGAAGCGATGCGTGCAGGCACGCAAGCCGTCGAGGAGGCCCTCGATCGCCGCGGCATCCCGGCCCACCTTGAACCGGTGCTCGACGACGCCTACCATCTCGTTCACTTCGAACCAACTGGGACGCCACATGTGGCCATTGTGATCCCAACCCGCAACCACGGGGACCTGCTTGAGCAGTGTCTCAAGAGCCTCGAGATCACCGACTACCCCGACTACGAGGTGGTGATCATCAACAACGAGAGCGATGAGCCTGCGACGCTCGAGCTCCTCGCAGCCATTGGCACGCTTCCTCGCCATCGCGTCCTTGACTACTCTCACCCCTTCAACTACGCCGCTATGCACAACTGGGCGATCGGCCAGATCGAGGCCGACTACATCTGTATGCTCAACAACGACACTGAGGCGATCAACGCCTCCTGGCTGACCGACATGGTGGGCATGTGCATGCACGACAAGATCGCCGCCGTGGGGGCCAAACTTTGGTACCCCGACCATTCCGTCCAACACGCAGGGGTGATCCTCGGCATCAACGGCGAGGCTGGGCACCGCTACAAAATGGCCAAGGACTACGAGATTGGGCATGGCGGACGTATCGTACTCGCCCAACGTCTCTCGGCGGTCACAGGAGCCGCCATGCTCGTCTCCAAAGCCGCCTATGACGAAGTCGGCGGCTTTGATGAGGAGTTCACCGTCTCGCTCAATGACATCGACCTCTGTCTCAAGCTCGGGGAAGCTGGTTATCACATCGGCTACACCCCAGCGGCCCAACTGATCCACCACGAATCAAAATCACGGGGACTGGACACCGAACCAACCAAGAAGGGGCGCTACGGCACCGAGGTCATCCGCTACTGGAAGAAGTGGGCCCCCAAGATTTTGGACGATCCCTATCACAACCCAAACGCTTCAATCGATGACATCGGCTGCGGAGCAGCCTGGCCGCCTCGCGTCAAGCTTCCTTGGTTAGAGAACCTGCTGGGGATCGAACTCCCCTGCCCACGTCCAGCTCGCTACTTCCCGTCAAACCCCATCGTCCTAGAACCAGGGGGCGAGATCGAATGCGAACTCATTCTCCCCGATCAGCTGGGCAATGAAATCGACCAGGTGACCTTTTGGGCGATGGAGATCGAACCCTACGCTATCGACGACCACGCCTTCTCGATCGACGAGACTACGGCGAAGGCCGTGCCATCCTGGCTGCATTTTGATCCCGTCACCATCAGACTCGAACGCCCTCTCGCCAGTCCGGCCAGGATCAGTCTGCGCCACGAGGGTGACACGCCAGTCCTTGTCGAGGCGGTGACCATCGACGGGGCCCTCACGCTACGTGTGAAGGTCGAACAAAGGGCATCCTCGAACGGCTGATCAGGGGAGCGACCATTGTGATCCCATGGTGATGATCGCCCCGCGAAGGCCGAGCAATAAAGCGTTGGAGGGCTCGCTGGTCCACAAAG
Above is a genomic segment from Ferrimicrobium sp. containing:
- a CDS encoding glycosyltransferase; this translates as MTPAKRKNRATTSAMVTDTVDAQPISEVDYLHLVLDNRSIERDDLARQIDERNAQLAEMLGSTSWRLTKGLRQLSTGLRSEVIPRLSEELGRSERLVALTEKYVPSVGARLNLSNRNQPAAPTDHALNIEGDEDEDEDEELDIEPYLRWVREFDETVDEDAIRSYTAQLSYQPTISIVMPTYNSPIVYLREAIESVRQQLYPNWQLCIVDDGSLIPEVRDVITEYVEADDRIIAHFRPHTGNIAAATNDGIQMATGDYVGFLDHDDLLRPHTLSWVIATLNQYPDSVVLYSDEDKLTDTGQRYSPYFKPDFDPILLLAQNYMTHFFVVRREELNQVGGQRTGLDGSQDWDLALRITETVREDQIRHIPVILYHWRMIAGSTAIRVQLKPEAMRAGTQAVEEALDRRGIPAHLEPVLDDAYHLVHFEPTGTPHVAIVIPTRNHGDLLEQCLKSLEITDYPDYEVVIINNESDEPATLELLAAIGTLPRHRVLDYSHPFNYAAMHNWAIGQIEADYICMLNNDTEAINASWLTDMVGMCMHDKIAAVGAKLWYPDHSVQHAGVILGINGEAGHRYKMAKDYEIGHGGRIVLAQRLSAVTGAAMLVSKAAYDEVGGFDEEFTVSLNDIDLCLKLGEAGYHIGYTPAAQLIHHESKSRGLDTEPTKKGRYGTEVIRYWKKWAPKILDDPYHNPNASIDDIGCGAAWPPRVKLPWLENLLGIELPCPRPARYFPSNPIVLEPGGEIECELILPDQLGNEIDQVTFWAMEIEPYAIDDHAFSIDETTAKAVPSWLHFDPVTIRLERPLASPARISLRHEGDTPVLVEAVTIDGALTLRVKVEQRASSNG